Below is a genomic region from Vicinamibacteria bacterium.
TTCATCGCGCATCAAGGATTCACCGCTCAGGGTGACGGAAAGATTGCTGAACATCGCCAGCGATATCGGTTGATAGTTCAAGGTCACGCGAACTCGGGTGTACTCACCCATGACTCCCGTCGTGGGAATCAGGATCGGGCGCTGGACGGTCACGGTCGCCCCGCTGATCGCCGCAGCGTCCAGGTAGGTCTGAACGCGTGCCTGAATCTCCGCATCGGTCGGCATCGTGCTGGTGCCCGCCAAGGGGAGCACCGCGAGCCGTGCGCCTTCTCGAGCCGCGTTGCTGATCATCTGCTGAACGCTGAGAAAGCGCGCGCCTTCCATGAGTCCGAACAACATTACGAAGAAGGTCAGAAGCGTGAGGGCGGATTCCACGACCGCGACCCCGCGTTCTCCGCTTCGAATTTCTCTCGATCTCGTTCTCATGAAGTGCCTCATGGGACGAAAAGAATGACGAGCCAGGTGGAGAGCGCGCTCGCGAGGGTGAACGGAACGAGCAGGGCCTGTTCGTTGTCGATCCCCACCACGGGATGGGGCTTCAAATGACCGTGACGGAACTGGTTGATCAAGTCCTGGATGTTCGAAAGGCTTTCGCGAATGCGGCGCAGCTTCAGAATTTTGTACAGAGACATGAGACCGGAGATGACGAGGGAGATCACCAGCACCGTGAAAACATGCTGGTAAGTGACGCCCGCGCCGATCGCCCCGAAGTACTTGACGTCGCCCGCTCCCATACCTCGAAGGAGGAAAAGCGGAAACAACAACACGATACCGAGCACCAGCCCGGCGGCGCTCATGCGAAGGCCCGATACACCGTTTATCAAACCGTGAGAAGCGAGACAAAGAGCGATGGTTGCCGCCACCAGCCAATTGGGTATCCGTCTCCAGCGGACGTCGCAATACCCGGCGGCGACGGCACTGAGCATGATCACTGTGGTTGGCATGAGTTTCCGTTGGAAATGAAAAGTTGATGTTGAATCGCCCATCTTTCGGCGGCCCCGACGGTCCAGGGCCGCCGCTCAGATGGCAGCCTGTTTCTTACGGAACCGCGAGCGCGTTCGCCATGGCGGTAAAGATGGCAATGACCGCTTGCGAAATGTTCGGCAGCGCGAGCGCGACCGCGAGAGCCACGAGCACGAGCATGAGCGCGTACTCCACGGCCGTCGGTCCGTCCTCTTCTCTCAAGAAGCGAACCATTTGCTGAATCAACCCGTTCATCTGAATCATTCCCCTTCCTCCTTTTTGTTCGGCATCCCGAATGGGATCCCCGCACGTCACAAAGACGTTGCTCGCCCTTATTGCAACCGGGATGCCAAGTCATCAACGCAACGTAAGATGTTTGGATTCAATATGTTACGTAATA
It encodes:
- a CDS encoding Flp family type IVb pilin — encoded protein: MIQMNGLIQQMVRFLREEDGPTAVEYALMLVLVALAVALALPNISQAVIAIFTAMANALAVP
- a CDS encoding TadE/TadG family type IV pilus assembly protein; amino-acid sequence: MRTRSREIRSGERGVAVVESALTLLTFFVMLFGLMEGARFLSVQQMISNAAREGARLAVLPLAGTSTMPTDAEIQARVQTYLDAAAISGATVTVQRPILIPTTGVMGEYTRVRVTLNYQPISLAMFSNLSVTLSGESLMRDETSP
- a CDS encoding prepilin peptidase; its protein translation is MPTTVIMLSAVAAGYCDVRWRRIPNWLVAATIALCLASHGLINGVSGLRMSAAGLVLGIVLLFPLFLLRGMGAGDVKYFGAIGAGVTYQHVFTVLVISLVISGLMSLYKILKLRRIRESLSNIQDLINQFRHGHLKPHPVVGIDNEQALLVPFTLASALSTWLVILFVP